The Candidatus Methylacidiphilales bacterium genomic interval CTAGCATGATCCTCATCACTTTAACTTTTCTTAAAACTCAAGCTCTTACTATGGCTGGTGTTATTGATAATTAATATAAGCTCTATTTACCATGTAAAAACCACCTTCCCAATTATTCTACAAGAATCAATACCGCCATGATAACGACTGTCAAAGGAAATTCTGTGATTATCGCCAATTAAAAAATACTCACCTTTCTTGATCTCATAGTATTCTTCTTTGCCATATTTAATTCCATAATTTCTATTTATTTCATTGTAGATATTTTTATATTCTTTTAAATCTAACTCCCTATCATCAATAATTATCTTACTTTCTAAAAATTTAATTCGTTCACAAGGCAGCCCCACAATCCTACCTAAACCTATTCCTTCTGAATAATTCAATTCATAAGCAACAATATCAAATCGATTAAGATTCTCTTTGCATTTTTTAATGAGACACAACGTCCCAGGAAAAATAGTTGGAGACATGCTTTCAGTATGTTGTATATAGATTTTGTATTTAATCGAAAATAAAAATAAAGCTATAAATATTACTAAAAAAAGTCCATAAAGATATTTTTTACAATTATTAGTCATATATTTACCTACCGTTTTTCGGGCAAGGTTTATCTGCATCTATATTTATAGTTTTTTGATATCTATCTGTTATATAATCATAGAAAACTTCATAACAACTGTAAACACAGAATTTCTCAGGACAGCCATATAATTCATGTTTCTCCTCATATTCCAACCTGCATACTTCAAAAGGCTTAGCATCTTTAGCGGGGTTTTT includes:
- the lepB gene encoding signal peptidase I, which gives rise to MQINLARKTVGKYMTNNCKKYLYGLFLVIFIALFLFSIKYKIYIQHTESMSPTIFPGTLCLIKKCKENLNRFDIVAYELNYSEGIGLGRIVGLPCERIKFLESKIIIDDRELDLKEYKNIYNEINRNYGIKYGKEEYYEIKKGEYFLIGDNHRISFDSRYHGGIDSCRIIGKVVFTW